AGCGAGAGAAAGAGGTATAAACATTATCATTGCAGGCGCTGGCGGTGCGGCACATTTACCAGGTATGGTTGCATCATTAACGACGCTACCAGTTATTGGAGTGCCGATTGAAACAAAAAGTTTAAAGGGTATAGATTCTTTATTATCAATTGTTCAAATGCCAGGAGGTATTCCGGTTGCAACGACTGCAATTGGTGCAGCAGGTGCTAAAAACGCAGGTATACTTGCAGCAAGAATGTTAAGTATTCAAAATCCTTCTTTAGTTGAAAAACTAAATCAGTATGAATCTTCGTTAATTCAAAAAGTGGAGGACATGCAAAATGAACTTCAATAAATTAAAGTTTGGTGCGACTATTGGCATTATTGGTGGTGGTCAGCTTGGAAAGATGATGGCACAATCAGCTCAAAAAATGGGTTATAAAGTGGTTGTATTGGATCCTTCTGAAGATTGTCCATGTAGATACGTTGCACACGAATTTATACAAGCCAAGTATGACGATGAAAAGGCACTCAATCAATTAGGACAAAAATGTGATGTGATTACTTATGAATTTGAAAACATTTCAGCCCAACAATTAAAACTATTATGTGAAAAGTACAATATTCCGCAAGGTTACCAAGCTATACAGTTATTACAAGATCGCTTAACTGAAAAAGAAACATTAAAAAGTGCTGGTACCAAAGTTGTCCCGTTCATTTCAGTAAAAGAATCTACAGATATTGACAAAGCAATTGAAACATTAGGATATCCTTTTATTGTAAAAACTAGATTTGGTGGCTACGATGGCAAAGGTCAAGTTTTAATTAACAACGAAAAAGACTTACAAGAAGGTTTTAAATTAATTGAAACTAGTGAATGCGTAGCTGAAAAATATTTGAATATCAAGAAAGAAGTATCTCTTACTGTTACAAGAGGAAACAACAATCAAATCACTTTTTTCCCATTACAAGAAAATGAGCATAGAAATCAAATACTTTTCAAAACAATTGTTCCAGCGAGAATAGATAAAACAGCTGAGGCGAAAGAGCAAGTTAATAAAATTATCCAATCGATTCATTTCATTGGAACATTTACAGTTGAATTTTTTATAGATAGTAACAACCAATTGTATGTGAACGAGATAGCACCAAGGCCTCACAATTCCGGACATTATTCAATTGAAGCATGTGATTATTCACAATTTGATACTCATATTTTAGCAGTTACCGGACAATCATTACCAAATTCAATTGAATTATTAAAGCCAGCAGTCATGATGAACTTACTAGGTAAAGATTTAGATTTATTGGAAAATGAATTTAATGAACATCCAGAGTGGCACTTACATATTTATGGTAAGTCTGAGCGTAAAGATAGCAGAAAAATGGGGCATATGACTGTACTAACGAATGATGTAAACCAAACTGAACAAGATATGTACGCTAAATATGAGGGGAGTAATTAAAGCATGACATTATTATATGAAGGAAAAGCGAAGCGCATTTTCTCAACAAATCAAGAAAATGAATTAAGAGTTGAATATAAAGATGAAGTTACTGCTGGAAACGGGGCTAAGAAAGACACAATGGCAGGTAAGGGGCGATTAAATAATCAAATTACTTCTATTATATTTAAATATTTACAAGAAAATGGAATAGAAAGTCACTTTATTAAACAATTATCTGAAACAGAACAATTAGTTAAGCCTGTGAAAATAATTCCATTAGAAGTAGTTGTTCGTAATATTGCTAGTGGATCTATTACAAAGCGTTTAGGTTTTGAAAATGGTGAAGTTTTTAGAGAACCACTTGTAGAATTTTTCTATAAAAATGATGCGTTAAATGATCCGTTGATAACGGATGACCATGTTAAATTGCTCAATATAGCATCAGATGAAGATATTGAAATACTAAAATCCAAAGCATTAAAGATTAATAATGTGTTGAAACAATTAATGGATGCTATGAATTTAAAATTAGTAGATTTTAAAATCGAATTTGGAAAGACTGAGACTGGTCAAATTTTGTTAGCGGATGAAATATCTCCAGATACATGTCGAATTTGGGATAAAGCTACCAATGCAAACTTTGATAAAGATGTATATAGAAATAACACTGGATCACTGATTGAAACATATCAAATATTTTTAAACAAATTGGAGGATTTAAAATAATGAAAACAATTGAACTACATATCACATTACAACCACAAGTATTAGATACGCAAGGACAAACGCTTACTCGAGCTGTACATGACTTAGGTTATGCACAAGTGAATGATATTCGTGTAGGAAAAGTATTATATATGACAGTGGATGAGGTTAGTGATGAAAAGGTACACAACATTATTACAACTCTAAGTGAAAAATTGTTTGCAAATACAGTGATTGAAGAATATAGCTATAAAGTGTTAGATGATGAAAAGGAGAATGCATAAAATGAAATTTGCGGTTCTTGTTTTTCCAGGTTCGAATTGTGATAGAGACATGTTTAATGCTGCTATTAAAAGTGGTGTTGAAGCGGAATATGTAGATTATAGAGAAACATCACTAAGTGGATTTGATGGCGTACTTATTCCTGGTGGATTTTCATTCGGGGATTACTTAAGATCTGGGGCAATGGCTAGTGTAGCGCCGATTATTTCGGAAGTTAAACGTCTTGCAGCTGAAGGTAAGCCAGTATTAGGTGTTTGTAATGGGTTTCAAATTTTAACTGAAATAGGCTTATTACCTGGTGCATTATTGCATAACGATTCACATTTATTTATTAGTAGAAATGAAGAGTTAGAAATAGTGAATAATCAAACGGCATTTACAAATCTTTATGAACAAGGTGAAAAAGTTATATATCCTGTAGCTCACGGTGAAGGTCATTATTATTGTACTGATGAAATATATCAACAATTAAAAGCTAACAATCAAATTATTCTGAAATATGTGAATAATCCGAACGGTTCATATGATGATATTGCAGGAATTGTTAACGAAAAAGGCAATGTATGTGGCATGATGCCACATCCTGAAAGAGCTTTAGAAACGTTGTTAGGTACTGATAGTGGTGTGAAATTATTTGAAGCGATGGTAAAAAGTTGGAGGGAACAACATGTCTAAATTTATCGAACCAAGCGTTGAAGAAATTAAACTTGAAAAAGTATATCAAGATATGGGATTAAGTGATCAAGAATATGAAAAAGTTTGCGATATTTTAGGCAGACAACCTAACTTTACAGAAACAGGTATCTTTTCTGTTATGTGGAGTGAACATTGCTCTTATAAACATTCTAAACCGTTTTTAAAGCAATTTCCTACGTCAGGTGACCATGTGCTTATGGGGCCTGGTGAAGGTGCAGGGGTAGTCGATATAGGTGATAATCAAGCCGTAGTATTTAAAGTAGAGTCTCACAATCATCCATCAGCAATTGAACCATATCAAGGGGCTGCTACAGGCGTTGGTGGAATCATTCGTGACATTGTCTCTATTGGGGCTAGACCTATTAATTTGTTAAACAGTCTTAGATTTGGAGAATTAGATAATAAACAAAACCAAAGATTACTTAAAGGTGTTGTAAAGGGTATCGGAGGTTATGGTAACTGCATTGGTATTCCAACAACTGCTGGTGAAATCGAATTTGATGAACGTTATGATGGCAATCCACTTGTTAATGCAATGTGTGTTGGTGTTATCAATCACGACATGATTCAAAAAGGCACAGCAAAAGGTGTAGGTAATTCGGTCATTTATGTTGGTTTGAAAACTGGTCGAGATGGTATTCATGGTGCTACTTTTGCATCTGAAGAATTGACGGAAGAAAGCGAAAGTAAACGACCTTCTGTACAAATCGGTGATCCATTTGTAGGTAAAAAATTAATGGAAGCAACACTTGAAGCAATTACATTTGATGAATTAGTTGGTATTCAAGATATGGGTGCTGCTGGTTTAACATCTTCATCGTCTGAAATGGCGGCAAAAGGTGGTAGTGGGTTACATTTGAGATTAGAACAAGTGCCAACACGTGAGCCAGGTATTTCTCCTTATGAAATGATGCTTTCAGAAACTCAAGAACGTATGTTACTAGTTGTTGAAAAAGGTACTGAACAAAAATTCTTAGATTTATTTGATAAGCACGAATTGGATAGTGCTGTTATAGGTGAAGTTACAGATACAAATCGTTTTGTTTTAACATATGATGACGAAGTTTATGCTGACATTCCAGTTGAACCACTAGCTGATGAAGCACCTGTATATATTTTAGAAGGAGAAGAAAAAGATTATAATACTTCTAAAAATGATTATACACACATCGATGTTAAAGATACTTTCTTTAAATTACTTAAGCATCCGACTATAGCATCTAAACACTATTTATATGATCAATACGACCAACAAGTTGGTGCCAATACGATAATTAAGCCAGGACTTCAAGCATCGGTAGTACGTGTGGAAGGCACAAATAAGGCAATTGCTTCAACAATTGATGGTGAAGCGCGTTATGTATATAACAATCCATATGAAGGTGGAAAGATGGTAGTAGCTGAAGCTTATCGAAATTTAATTGCCGTGGGTGCAACACCATTAGCAATGACAGATTGTTTAAATTATGGTTCTCCTGAAAAGAAAGAAATCTATCAACAGTTGATAGATTCAACGAAAGGTATGGCAGAAGCATGCGACATTCTTAAGACACCAGTAGTTTCTGGTAATGTATCTTTATATAACGAAACGAAAGGTACTTCTATTTTCCCAACACCAGTTGTTGGAATGGTAGGTTTGATTGAAAATGTAAATTATTTAAATGATTTTGAACCTCAAGTTGGAGATAAATTATATTTAATCGGTGATACTAAGGACGACTTTGGTGGTAGTCAACTTGAAAAGTTAATTTATGGCAAAGTTAATCATGAATTTGAGTCATTAGATTTGAGTTCAGAAGTTGAAAAAGGTGAATCAATCAAGACCGCTATTCGTGAAGGACTATTATCACATGTTCAAACAGTTGGTAAAGGTGGCTTACTGATTACCTTAGCTAAACTAAGTGCGCATTACGGTTTAGGATTAAAATCTTCAATAGATATAACAAATGCACAATTGTTTAGTGAGACGCAAGGCCGATATGTTGTTTCTGTTAAATCAGGTAAAACTTTAAATATTGATAATGCAATAGAAATTGGACTTTTAACAGATAGTGATAATTTCAAGGTAACAACACCATATACAGAGATTAGTGAAAATGTTTCAGATATTAAACAAATATGGGAAGGGGCAATTGCTCAATGTTTAACTACTCAGGATTAAACGAAGAATGTGGCGTGTTTGGTATTTGGAATCATCCTGAAGCAGCGCAACTAACATATATGGGACTTCATAGTTTGCAACATCGTGGTCAAGAAGGTGCAGGTATAGTTGTTTCTGATCAAAATGAATTAAAAGGCGAGCGAGGATTAGGCTTACTAACTGAAGCGATTAAAGATGATCAAATGGAACGATTAAAAGGATATCAACATGCAATTGGTCACGTCCGTTATGCTACTTCAGGTAATAAAGGTATTGAAAATATTCAACCGTTTCTGTATCACTTTTATGATATGAGTGTAGGTATTTGTCATAATGGTAACCTCATTAATGCTAAATCATTGCGTCAGAATTTAGAAAAACAAGGTGCTATCTTCCATTCGTCTTCTGATACTGAAGTCATTATGCATTTGATACGTCGAAGTAAAGCTCCTACTTTTGAGGAAGCGTTGAAAGAAAGTTTGCGAAAAGTTAAAGGCGGTTTTACATTTGCGATTTTAACTAAAGATGCGTTATATGGCGCAGTAGATCCAAATGCTATCAGACCACTTGTTGTAGGTAAAATGAAAGATGGGACATACATCCTTGCAAGTGAAACATGTGCAATAGATGTGTTAGGTGCAGAATTTGTTCAAGATATTCATGCAGGTGAATATGTCGTGATTAACGATAAAGGTATTACAGTTAAATCTTATACACATCATACGACAACTGCAATTTCTGCGATGGAATATATTTATTTTGCTAGACCAGACTCAACAATAGCTGGTAAAAATGTCCATGCAGTACGTAAAGCTTCTGGTAAAAAATTAGCCCAAGAAAGCCCTGTAAATGCTGATATGGTCATCGGTGTACCCAATTCATCGCTATCAGCTGCGAGTGGTTATGCTGAAGAAATAGGTTTGCCATATGAAATGGGACTAGTTAAAAATCAATATGTTGCAAGAACATTTATTCAACCAACTCAAGAATTACGTGAGCAAGGTGTGAGAGTGAAGTTATCTGCGGTAAAAGATATAGTAGATGGGAAAAATATCATTCTTGTTGATGATTCCATTGTTCGCGGTACGACAATTCGACGCATTGTGAAAATGTTAAAAGATTCTGGTGCAAATAAAGTGCATGTGCGTATAGCATCACCGGAATTTATGTTTCCAAGTTTTTACGGAATCGATGTTTCAACTACGGCAGAATTAATTTCTGCAAGCAAATCACCTGAAGAAATTAAAGATTATATTGGCGCTGATTCATTAGCATATCTATCTGTAGATGGGTTAATTGAATCAATTGGTTTAGATTATGACGCGCCATATAGTGGCTTATGTGTAGAAAGTTTCACTGGAGATTATCCTGCAGGGTTATATGATTATGAAGCAAATTATAAAGCGCATTTAAGTCAT
The genomic region above belongs to Staphylococcus aureus and contains:
- the purE gene encoding 5-(carboxyamino)imidazole ribonucleotide mutase — its product is MKVAVIMGSSSDWKIMQESCNMLDYFEIPYEKQVVSAHRTPKMMVQFASEARERGINIIIAGAGGAAHLPGMVASLTTLPVIGVPIETKSLKGIDSLLSIVQMPGGIPVATTAIGAAGAKNAGILAARMLSIQNPSLVEKLNQYESSLIQKVEDMQNELQ
- the purK gene encoding 5-(carboxyamino)imidazole ribonucleotide synthase — translated: MNFNKLKFGATIGIIGGGQLGKMMAQSAQKMGYKVVVLDPSEDCPCRYVAHEFIQAKYDDEKALNQLGQKCDVITYEFENISAQQLKLLCEKYNIPQGYQAIQLLQDRLTEKETLKSAGTKVVPFISVKESTDIDKAIETLGYPFIVKTRFGGYDGKGQVLINNEKDLQEGFKLIETSECVAEKYLNIKKEVSLTVTRGNNNQITFFPLQENEHRNQILFKTIVPARIDKTAEAKEQVNKIIQSIHFIGTFTVEFFIDSNNQLYVNEIAPRPHNSGHYSIEACDYSQFDTHILAVTGQSLPNSIELLKPAVMMNLLGKDLDLLENEFNEHPEWHLHIYGKSERKDSRKMGHMTVLTNDVNQTEQDMYAKYEGSN
- the purC gene encoding phosphoribosylaminoimidazolesuccinocarboxamide synthase — protein: MTLLYEGKAKRIFSTNQENELRVEYKDEVTAGNGAKKDTMAGKGRLNNQITSIIFKYLQENGIESHFIKQLSETEQLVKPVKIIPLEVVVRNIASGSITKRLGFENGEVFREPLVEFFYKNDALNDPLITDDHVKLLNIASDEDIEILKSKALKINNVLKQLMDAMNLKLVDFKIEFGKTETGQILLADEISPDTCRIWDKATNANFDKDVYRNNTGSLIETYQIFLNKLEDLK
- the purS gene encoding phosphoribosylformylglycinamidine synthase subunit PurS, whose product is MKTIELHITLQPQVLDTQGQTLTRAVHDLGYAQVNDIRVGKVLYMTVDEVSDEKVHNIITTLSEKLFANTVIEEYSYKVLDDEKENA
- the purQ gene encoding phosphoribosylformylglycinamidine synthase I, which translates into the protein MKFAVLVFPGSNCDRDMFNAAIKSGVEAEYVDYRETSLSGFDGVLIPGGFSFGDYLRSGAMASVAPIISEVKRLAAEGKPVLGVCNGFQILTEIGLLPGALLHNDSHLFISRNEELEIVNNQTAFTNLYEQGEKVIYPVAHGEGHYYCTDEIYQQLKANNQIILKYVNNPNGSYDDIAGIVNEKGNVCGMMPHPERALETLLGTDSGVKLFEAMVKSWREQHV
- the purL gene encoding phosphoribosylformylglycinamidine synthase subunit PurL; the protein is MSKFIEPSVEEIKLEKVYQDMGLSDQEYEKVCDILGRQPNFTETGIFSVMWSEHCSYKHSKPFLKQFPTSGDHVLMGPGEGAGVVDIGDNQAVVFKVESHNHPSAIEPYQGAATGVGGIIRDIVSIGARPINLLNSLRFGELDNKQNQRLLKGVVKGIGGYGNCIGIPTTAGEIEFDERYDGNPLVNAMCVGVINHDMIQKGTAKGVGNSVIYVGLKTGRDGIHGATFASEELTEESESKRPSVQIGDPFVGKKLMEATLEAITFDELVGIQDMGAAGLTSSSSEMAAKGGSGLHLRLEQVPTREPGISPYEMMLSETQERMLLVVEKGTEQKFLDLFDKHELDSAVIGEVTDTNRFVLTYDDEVYADIPVEPLADEAPVYILEGEEKDYNTSKNDYTHIDVKDTFFKLLKHPTIASKHYLYDQYDQQVGANTIIKPGLQASVVRVEGTNKAIASTIDGEARYVYNNPYEGGKMVVAEAYRNLIAVGATPLAMTDCLNYGSPEKKEIYQQLIDSTKGMAEACDILKTPVVSGNVSLYNETKGTSIFPTPVVGMVGLIENVNYLNDFEPQVGDKLYLIGDTKDDFGGSQLEKLIYGKVNHEFESLDLSSEVEKGESIKTAIREGLLSHVQTVGKGGLLITLAKLSAHYGLGLKSSIDITNAQLFSETQGRYVVSVKSGKTLNIDNAIEIGLLTDSDNFKVTTPYTEISENVSDIKQIWEGAIAQCLTTQD
- the purF gene encoding amidophosphoribosyltransferase, which produces MFNYSGLNEECGVFGIWNHPEAAQLTYMGLHSLQHRGQEGAGIVVSDQNELKGERGLGLLTEAIKDDQMERLKGYQHAIGHVRYATSGNKGIENIQPFLYHFYDMSVGICHNGNLINAKSLRQNLEKQGAIFHSSSDTEVIMHLIRRSKAPTFEEALKESLRKVKGGFTFAILTKDALYGAVDPNAIRPLVVGKMKDGTYILASETCAIDVLGAEFVQDIHAGEYVVINDKGITVKSYTHHTTTAISAMEYIYFARPDSTIAGKNVHAVRKASGKKLAQESPVNADMVIGVPNSSLSAASGYAEEIGLPYEMGLVKNQYVARTFIQPTQELREQGVRVKLSAVKDIVDGKNIILVDDSIVRGTTIRRIVKMLKDSGANKVHVRIASPEFMFPSFYGIDVSTTAELISASKSPEEIKDYIGADSLAYLSVDGLIESIGLDYDAPYSGLCVESFTGDYPAGLYDYEANYKAHLSHRQKQYISKNKHFFDSEGNLNV